The Planktothrix agardhii NIES-204 genomic interval AACCTTCTATTTTTGAATTAGCCCGGACTGGAGACCTAAGGGCAATTAGCGATTTAATTAATACCTATCTCAGACCTGAAGGGATCTCAGCGAGAGTCGCGCCCCCCGATCATAAAGGCTGTTTACCCGTCCTGGTTGAATTTCAACAGGAAGCCATGAATGAGGGCATTGTTAAGTTTATCTGTCACTTGCTGTGGAAACTCAACGCCCCTAACCTAGAAGGAGTAAAAATTGCCGCCCGGTATCAAGGAGATGGGGAGATTCTCTGGAAACAATCGGTACGGCTAGTGACTCCAGCCAATCAAGTTTATCGAAGCAAAGGACAAGCATACCGACGGTGGTTAAATCTGGACGGGATTAAATTTAAAACCCTGCGGTTAATGTTTATGATGGGTTCGGCCGTTTCTACCTTTGTATTGGGCTGTTGGGTGAGTTACTACGAAGTCAACGCCCAACAACTCCCCCTATCCAACCCTCAAGAAAAGGTAGTGATGGTCGCACCGCCACCAAAACGCCATGATACCGTGCAAGCCGCCTTAGAAGTAGTTCCAGTGGTACAACAGGAACAAGTCAAAAATCCCCAAGATCCAACGGTGACTTTAGTATTTGGGGGAGATGTCACCCTGTCCGATCACTTTGAAGATGTGATTGGGACGAACTACTCCCTACCCTTTGCCCAACTCCCCGAATATCAGGATGCCGATGTGGCTATGGTGAATTTAGAAAATCCCCTCACCCGTTCTACCCTACGCCGTCCTAACAAACAATTTAATTTTAAGGCCGATCCAGAATCCGTAAAAGTATTAACAGAAGGGGGAATTGATATTGTCAATCTCGCCAATAATCATACGATGGACTATGAGGAACCGGGGCTAGTGGAAACCATGGCAACTTTAGACCAAGCGGGAATTAAGACCGTGGGAGCAGGTCGGGATATTAAAGAAGCTCGTCGGCCCACGATTATTGAAGTTAAAGGTCAACGAATTGCCTATTTAGGCTATTACGATGCCGACTTTCATGCTGCTACTGAGAGTTTAGCCGGAACCAATCCCCGTTATGATGAGCGGGTAGCCGCCGATATTAAAGCCATTCGAGATCAGGTGGATTGGGTGGTGGTTAACTACCATTGGGGCGTAGAACTGGCGGAATATCCGGGGGACTGGCAAATTGACCTGGCTCGATTTACGATTGATCAAGGAGCCGATGTGGTGATTGGTCATCATCCCCATACCCTACAGGGTGCAGAAATTTATAAAGGTCGGCCGATTGTTTACTCCCTGGGGAATTTTATTTTTGGGGGAAATAGTCGCGCGGACTATGAAACTGCTGTGCTTAGAGTTGCCCTAAATGCTAACCATCAAATGAAGGTCGAGTTTTTACCAGTAGAAGTGACCCAATATCAAGCTAAGGTGATATCAACTAAAAAAGGCGAGGATATTATTAAACGGGTGGGGCGACTCTCACAAATTTTTGATCAGCCCATGCAGTCCTCCGTCGTCTTAGACACCCACCAACGACAGATTAAACAGGTGGATGCAGCCTTAACCGAACCGACTTTACCCTTAGTGACGGAACCTAAGCCAGAAAGTCCACCTACTGCGACGGAGATAGTCCCATCGGAACCCCCGAAAACACTGTTCTCCGAACCCATGCAGTCTCCAGTTTCTGATGGGTCGGGGTCTATGTCACAGACTGAATCCCCCTTACCCCCTAAATTAGAAACTAAAACGGAAACCCAGGATGACCTCAAACCCTATATTGATCAACCTTTTATTAAAGATCCGTTTATCTCCCTTCCTTCTTTTCCCCAGGCTCCCGTCCCTAGCACCCAAAGTTATAGGGGTTCCAACTCCCCAATTTCGTTTCAAATTGCTATTCCTAAACAGCAATCTGTGAGCACGGGATCTCATGCTGAAATTGATCTTCCTTTGAAACATCGAGAGCTTGATCAAGTCATAGGCTAAGATTCTAACGGTCACCCACTGAGTGAATTTGTTTACCTGTCCAAAGTTTATTTATTCCTAACTATTACTGTGTTTGCGATCGCACTGAAACCCCATCAACAATATAAAACCTACGTCCTATCTGACCCGGCTACCCAGTCGAGCCTAGAAGTTGTACCCGAACGGGGCGGAATCATTACCCGTTGGCAAGTCGAGGATCAGGATTTACTGTATTTAGATAGTGAACGGTTTGCTAATCCTGAGTTAACGGTACGGGGCGGAATCCCGATTTTATTCCCCATTTGTGGGAATTTACCCGATGATACCTACACCTATCAGGGTCAAAAGTATACCCTCAAACAACATGGTTTTGCTCGAAATTTGCCCTGGACAGTAGCACAACAGGCGACAAATCAGGGGGCTGCGATTACCTTGGTCTTGACAAGTAATCCCCAAACCCGTTCCGTTTATCCCTTTGATTTTGAAGTGGAGTTTACCTATACCCTCAAAGGTAACTCTTTACAAATTTTCCAACGTTATACGAACCTCTGCGGGACAACCGATAGTCTACCCGCCCAGACCATGCCCTTTTCCACGGGGTTACATCCTTATTTCCTAGCGGGAGATAAGGAGCAATTGGCTTTTGAAATTCCAGCGATGCAGTATCGAGATCAACGTAACCAGAAAAACCATTTGTTTACGGGGCGCTTTGATCCCTTGGAGGAGGAAATAGACGGGCTGTTTAATCCCTTAACTGGGTTAGCTACCACCACCATTGATCACAGTCGTCGCTCTAAAATTATTATGGGCTATAGTTATGCCTATTCTAGTGTGGTCTATTGGACAGTCAAGGGCAAAGATTACTATTGTTTGGAACCTTGGACAGCCCCCCGCAATGCGATGAATACGGGAAAATTATTGACCTATCTCAAGCCCGGAGCCAGTTGTGAGATGCTCGTCCACCTGAGCGCAACATTTTTTTAAGAAACCCCTTGCCAACCCGAAAGTGTTGTGTTACTATTAGAAACTGTGCGTGGGAAAAGTACAAAACGCGCGGGTCGCTAACTCAATGGTAGAGTACTCGGCTTTTAACCGATTTGTTCCGGGTTCGAGCCCCGGGCGACCCATAAAAGATTTACCAGTCATGCCATTCATCAACCAACAGTGAATGACATGACTGATAATGACTTATGTTCAGCATTCGCAGTATATGATTTTTTAATGTTCTCGTTGCAAATTGCATTGACGATGCACTAAACGAGCATTTTCTGGAATAGTTTTACCGCCTCGCCAGTAATGTTTTTCATGATCGAGAGCAGCATCATTAATTAAGGTAATGCGCTGATTACAAATTTTGCAAGTTGGGTCTTGTCGATAAATTTCTTCTTTCAACTGGCGGGAAAATACTCGTTGCGAGTCATTAGGATATGTAACCTTCATCACTTCAGCTAATCGTTGTTTCCACGTTGAAAATGAGTAATCAATTCTTTGAATATCTCCCGTTGAAGTTTTAACGCAATCCACCCATTTTTCATCTGTACTAATTAAATCTAAATATTCCTCATAAATTAGATCAGAAGCACGGGTTAAAGCACCTAAATCATAATCGGCGAATGAAACAGTAAGAACTTGAAAAATAGAAGCATTAAGCTGTGTTGACCAACTTCCTCTTTCTGTTCTTAATCGAAAGGCTTGAATTCCGAAAATAGTATAAGCTGCTTTCATTGATTTTTTAAAAGTCTCTCTAAATTCGTTAAGTTTGTCTGCGCCTGGATTTCGATAAGCTTGTAGAAACTCATTTAAAAAATTCTTCATTCCTTTTCGAGCATTCCTATAATTCATTTGCAAGAAAGCCAAGTATCGTAAAACTAAACCTCGATCTTTCATACGTTTATCCAAATTTCTTTGATTAACACAAGCTAAAAATTCATCTGATTTGGCGAGTTCTCGAATTAAGTCATTTAATTGACCTCGATAAAGACAATTCCTAATTTCCATATCATTCAGAACAATACCACCTGTATTCAAACGTTCAAAAATTAAAAATTTTAGGTTTTTGTCTGTATCCTTGGGCAGTTCAAAGGCTCTCATGGTACAATCTTCTAAATGATTTTGATATTCTGGAGGAAGTTGATTAAACTTACGCCCATTAAATTGCCGTAAGCTTTCTAATCCTTTAAGCTCGTATTTATTATCAAAAAAATTAAAAATAGATGTTAACCTTTGTAACCCATCAATAACTTCACGGGCTCCTTCTTCATTAAATGCTAAATAAATAACGGGAACAGGTAAACCAATTAAAAATGATTCAATTAATCGAGACGCTTTTTTTAAGTCCCAAACATATTCCCGTTGCCATTCAGGATCAACAATTAACCGTCCTTTTTTATACCATTTATGATATTCTGACAAACTGCGATCGCTTTTATCTAAAGATACACTTTGAGGTTCTACAACAATATCTCCTTCCTCATTGCCCTCAACATCAACTTCTTCAGATTGACGAGATGGTATTATAGATTCAATCCCATTAATTAATTGTTTCACTCTTTCCCATTGACCAAGCGTAACTGCATAGTTTGTTGATTGAGGTTGTCGAATCACCATCAATTCTTTTAAAATATCGTCTTCTTTAACTTGGTTTCTGAGAATTGGATTATTAACCAATTTATTTGTAAACTGAATAATAGCAAAATTTAAGTTTTTATCTTTACTTCTTCTGTCCTGATCAAGCCAGTAATCTTCATCAGGAAAATTATTGATCGCTTGAGGGAGTTCAAGGATTTTTGCTATAGCATAAATTCCTGAATCTTGGCCCGATATCCAAATTAATACACCATCACCAACAGACATTTGATTAGCAAATCGATTGACTAACCAAGGCATTTGTTCTAAATCTTGGATAGCATCAAGGATTCTGTAATATTTAGGGTTACTTTGAAATAGCCAATAAGCCATTGACTGCTCCTCTTATTTTTTATATTTTTATATTTTATATTAATCAGAGTCAGCCCTTTAGGGCTTAATATTATGGTATGATGATGAGCGATCGCAGAATTCCCAAAAGCCAACAGCGATACTTGACAAAATTAACATTATGTGATAAACGAAAGTTCAAAACCGATACGAGGCAACAAGATCAATTGTTGTGAGCTTTTCTGGGCTTAATTTAGAGTATTTGAAGTTCCTTACCTCTAGCCTTGGGATTGAAGCCCTGAAGGGCTTACTACGGTTTTGAAGCCCTGAAAAGCTGACTTCCATGCTGGCTCACCAAATTTGACAAATTTCTGATCCGATCCACCGGAAATTACCAAATTGTCTTAATATTGTTTTAATTAGGACGATCTCGGAACCAATTTACAAAACAACAACTTAGGAGGCAATTTTATGGCGCTCGTACCCATGCGGCTTTTGCTAGATCATGCGGCTGAAAACGATTATGGACTTCCTGCATACAATGTGAATAACATGGAGCAGATCCAAGCCATTATGCAGGCTGCGGAAGAAACTAATAGCCCTGTGATTTTGCAAGCTTCTCGCGGCGCTCGTCAATATGCGGGCGAAAGCTTCCTACGCCACCTGATTTTAGCGGCGGTGGAAACCTATCCCCACATCCCCATTGCCATGCACCAAGATCACGGCAACTCTCCCGCCACCTGCTATTCGGCGATGCGTCATGGCTTTACTAGCGTGATGATGGATGGTTCCCTCAAAGCCGATGGTAAAACCCCCGCCAACCTTGAATATAACGTGGCCGTCACCTTGGAAGTGGTGAAAGTGGCTCACTCCATTGGTGTTAGCGTTGAAGGCGAACTAGGTTGTTTAGGTTCCCTGGAAACCATGCAAGGTGACAAAGAAGATGGTCACGGTGCAGAAGGGAAATTAACCATGGAACAGTTGTTAACTGACCCTGACGAAGCTGTTGAGTTCGTGGAACGTACCCAAGTAGACGCTTTAGCGATCGCCATTGGCACCAGTCACGGAGCTTACAAATTCACCCGGAAACCGACTGGTGAAATTTTGGCAATTAGTCGCATTGAAGAAATTCACCGTCGTTTACCGAATACTCACTTAGTGATGCACGGTTCTTCTTCTGTTCCTGAAAATTTGTTAGAAATCATCAACAAATACGGTGGTCAAATCCCTGAAACCTATGGGGTTCCTGTGGAAGAAATCCAAAAAGGAATTAAGAGCGGTGTTCGGAAAGTTAATATTGATACTGACAACCGTTTAGCGATTACCGCAGCCTTCCGAGAAGCGGCTTTCTCAGATCCTTCTAACTTTGATCCCCGTCACTTCCTGAAACCTTCTATCAAATATATGAAGCAAGTTTGTGCGGATCGTTATAATCAATTCGGTTCTGCGGGTAATGCAGATAAGATCAAAGTTCAAACTTTAGATGAGTTTGCAGCTAAGTACGCTAAAGGTGAATTGAGTGCTACTACTAAAACGGCTGTGGCAGTTTAATTAATCGGCCCTGATTTTAGCTTTAAATCATCTAAGTTGATGAATTGAAAGCCTGGTTTCTTAAAAAAGAGGCCAGGTTTTTCCTTGTAGTAAGCGCTTCAGGGCTTAATTTTGATTTGAAACTCAGTGATTAAGATTTCCGTCCTGGCAAAAAAAGGGGGATTTCAAAATCAACTTTGCAAGATAGCATAGGAGGGGAAGTTTTAATATAGCAACCGCCAAGGCAGTTAAGACACCAGACGGATATTGGAACCCAGACGGTAAAGTGTTTTCCCCCTGGCCGTGCACGGGGGGTTTGGGGGGCTGTTCCGGTGTTCCGCTGTTCCCTGCTATATCGCTAAAAATTAACCTTTGGAGCAACTGACGGGTGTAATATATGGGGCAAAAGCTCAGACAATCAATGGAGCTAAAGCGAGGAGTGCCAATTGCTATAATAGCTTTGATAGCATTGGGAGTTATTGCTTATCTTGCTCACAGTTTTTCGGTATCCAAAGTATTGATACCGATTGTTTCCGTATTAGTGGCTTTTTTCAGTTCTCTAATGGCGTTAATTTATTATCAAAATCTGCAACAGTTAAAACAAAAAAATGCTTCCTTAGAGGCACTATTACAAACTACGAAAGAACGGTTTTTACTAGAAAAACATGATCTAGGAAAACAACTGAAAACAACGGTTGAAAAATATAGCAATCTTGAATCTAAAAATAAAGTTTTGCAGGAGATGAATCATCGAAAAGATGATTTTCTGAGGCAAACATCCCATGAGTTAAGAACTCCGATGAATGGGATTATTGGTTCCTTACAACTCCTATTGGATGATTTATGTGATGATCGAGATGAAGAACTGGAGCTTTTAAAACAAGCCCATGATTCTTCCCTGCATCTATTAACGTTAATTAATCAGGTTTTAGACTTAGCTCGAATTGAAGAAGGTAGAATTTCTTTTGATATTAAAACTATTGATTTACAGGCGTGTTTAACGGCCGCTCTTTACCTACAATTTTCTAATATTCGTCAAAAAGGATTACGACTCTATAAACAGGATTATTCCCACCGAATTAATGTCAAAGCTGACCCCACAAAACTTAAGCAAATTTTCATTAATATTATTGGGAATGCCATTAAATTTACAGACCGAGGCAGTATTTCAATTAGTACAGAAATTCGTCATGGTAATCATCCTCAAACACAAGAGAGTGAAGAAATAGCTGTGATTACGATTAAGGATACGGGAATTGGGATTTCACCTCACATTCAAGAAAAACTATTTCAACCCTTTGTGGTGGAAGATGAATCTCGACTCCACACCCTAGGAAGTACCGGATTGGGATTAGCAATTTCAAAAAATTTAGTCGAAATGATGGGAGGTAGAATTCAATTAGTTAGTCCAGGGAAGAATCAAGGAACCATCATTGAAATCTTTTTACCCTTAAGTGATGGAGAAACCTAAAATTCATATTCAAACGAATAAACTAACCTCAAGGAGTCGGGAAAAAGAGAAAGGAAGATGTTAATAATTGTTGGGGTTGAATATTTTCTAAAAAGCCAATAATTTGACCTGTGCCTTGAACTTCAATTAAAGTTCCACCGCCAAGGGTACGTTCAATACTAGGAAATACCCCTCGCACAGCTTCTGGGGGAATGGAGGTTAAACGCAACTGAGCAAAAGAAGGAACTCCACTAACAATAATTAGATCTTCTCCGGGGGTAAAATCCGTAATTATATCTGCATTAGTGGGAATAAAATTGGATGAAGAACCTGTATTTTCGGGAGGAAAAGCACGAACCGAAAAGTTGTCAATCCCAAATCCTCCGGTTAACTGATTTATCCCTTTATCTCCGGCCAGATAATCATTTCCTCCTCCGCCCAAAAGGGTATCATTTCCCTGTCCTCCATAAACAGAATCATTCCCATCTCCGCTATTAATATAATCCGCACCTAAATTTCCTTGAATAATATCATTGCCATTTAAACCGATTAAAGAATCGTTTCCTTTCCCTCCAAATAAACTATCATCTCCAGCACCTCCCGATAGGGTATCCTGCTCCTCTAAACCATAAATGGCAAAGTTAAACGGGGCAAGAAACGGAGAGACTTGAATATAATCTGGGCCACTTGTGCCAATATATTGACCCTTTCTATTGACATCTTTTTGGGTAATCGTAATAATATTAACCCCCACTAGGGAAGTTGTAGTCCCTGTGGACATTGGCACAGGTTGTGAAACAGATAGAGATGAAAAATCTGGTTGCATTGTCATAAATCGACTCTCCCTAAAACATTAGGGCAAAGGAAATCACTGGGTTTCAAAAGCAATAACATCTTACGGTGATTGATCCTACCCTGGATTGGGGGCGATCTCGACGAGAAAATGAAAATTTTTCATGATTGACCCTGAAATTCTGCCCATAACAGTTAAGATTTAAGGAATAGTCGGGACTCGCTTTTGCCAATGAATCCAGAATCCACGCTCAATCAGCTTAAATCATCCCTTGGGGATGGTCAAATGCCTTCTAGTTACGGTGTTTACTTCAAAAATACCCTAGTTGCCCTGTGTCATGCCCTCGAAGATCACATTTTACAAAATAGTGATGCCACACCGGATCAACAACCTCTAGTATTAGTCACATTTCAGGAGGGAAAATGGTATCTTCAAGAAGCCGAACGGTATTTTGATATGGTTCAATCTTGTCGCCATGTTGTGATTAGTGCCGTTGCGGATAGTGGATTTTTGACCCATCGCACCGGGCAATTAGAGAATGTTTCTTTAATTAATTTAGACCCTTCTGATAGTTTAGTGATGGAGTGGAATTTAATTATTTTAGCTCCGAGCTATACCACTATGGTATTGTGCCATGAATTGATGTTGGAAGAATATCCGGCTCATAGTCAACCCACTATTGATACTGAACGAAAGTTTTATGGATTATGGACATTTGATCAGAAATTAGTTCGGAAAGCTGCTGAAATTTTAATTGAGCGTTTTCGACCATATAATCCCGAATTAGCAGATAATTTATTGGCAAAACATCAGCAAATTGTAGCTACACCTTATCATCAAGTTCCTGATTTAACTAGCGTAGTTTCTCGGATTGTTAGTTATTTACAATCTTCTCAACAAGAATTAATTACCGTTAACCGCCAAACCCGGGAATTATGGGAATTAGAAGGGCAAGCCAAACGAGTCAGCCGGAATATTAGTGGCAATAAATTACAGGCGTTTTTAAGAATGGCACAACGGGTGGATGAACGAGATCACGATAACCCCTGTGCTTCCTTACAAGTAGCAGCTTTATCAGAAACCATTGGTCAAATTTTAGATTTGCCTACGGTGACTTTAAGGCGGTTACGGTTAGCGGGATTATTATATAGAATTGGGTTAGCATCAGCACCGGATGAGGTGTTTAATCAAACCCCGGAAGAAATGGATGATGCCACGAAAAGGTTTTGGTCAGAACGGACATTAATTGGGGCTAGATTATTGGAATCTATGCCAGAATTATCGGAAGTTCGGGATGTCGTGTATTATTATTTAGAACATTGGGACGGCACGGGCAAACCCAATGGTTTAAAAGGAGAAGAAATTGATATTAAATCCCGAATTTTAGCCGTTGTAGCTTATTTTCAAGCCTTTATTCAACGCCGTGGTAAACGTCCGGCTTTGGGTTTAAGTGAAGCGCTAGAAAAATGTCAGGAGTTGAGTGGAACTCGGTTTGATCCAGCCATAATTGAATCTTTAAAAACCGTTGTAAAATTAACGGAAATAGGGTTGATGCAATTGCCAACTCAACCCTGTCAATTACCGAATATTTGGTTAGAGGAGGAGTTAACTTCTAAATCTAAACATCAAAAAGAATCTACAATTTAAGTTGTTTCAATCATCATTGATTATGACTATGACTCGCACATTATCGGTTGATTTTAATGCCATTAAACAAGGAAATATTAAAGACCTGACTAATATGAATTTATCCGGTATTGATTTGTCCGGTATTGATTTGTCCGGGGCTAATTTGTCCGGTGCTAATTTATCCGGGGCTAATTTATCCGGGGCTAATTTACAAGGAGCGCAACTCCGAGCTAATTTAAGAGGGGCTGATTTATCCGGGGCTAATTTATCTGGGGCTGACTTGAGAAATGCTGATTTAAGGGGGGCTATTCTATTCGATGTTGAGGTAAAAGAAGCGAGTTTTGCTGGAGCTTTTTTAACCGGGGCCACCTGTGGAAATTTGGATTTAAGTGGTATTGATTTAAGGGGTGCAGATTTACGCGGTGTTAATTTATCCCAAGGAATTTTATATCAAGCGGATTTAAGAAATACTAATTTATCCGGTGCAGATTTATCTCAAGCTGATTTAGAAGAAGCTAATTTATCCGGCGCGGTGTTGCGAGGAACAAATTTAGAACGGGCTAATTTACTATGTGCAATTCTGGAACAAACCTTATTTCTAGGTGTGGTTTTAGATGGCGCTTGTCTGGAAGGAACAGAGTTAGGGAATTGTTGATGGTTTCTAGTTTAAGTTGGTCTAAAATTTGTTATATCATGCTTTCACCTATGCACTTGTGGACACTGTTTCTGTTAACATATTAGCTGCAAGGAAGTTGGCCTAATATGTACAGGATTGAGTTTCATGGTAGATAAACGTCGTGGGTTGATTAGTGTAGTTTTGGTTTTAGCGGTGATTGCCTTTGTGGGATTTTCTATGGGGCCACTGATTAGTGGGATTGTCCAGAACAATCAGTCGAAACAACAACCGACTCCCACTCCCACACAATCGGCTCAAACGGGTAAACAATCCGATTTACAAGCACAAGCCCGGGGTTATGAGTTAGTATTGCAGCGAGAACCCGATAACGAAACGGCTTTGAAGGGTTTATTACAAGCCAGGTTAGAACTAATTCGGTTTAAGCAAGCCGAAATGAAGGATGTGATTGAACCTTTAGAGAAACTGGCAAAAAAACACCCTGAAGATACACGCTACAGTGTTTTATTGGCACAGGCGAAAGCCTATACCGGAGATCAAGAAGGAGCGGCTCAAACCTATCGTACTGTTTTAGCCAGTCAACCCGGAGATATTCAAGCCTTACAAGGTTTAGCAAATTTATTCCTACAACAAAAACGTCCAGAAGCGGCAATTGGATTATTACAGGATACCCTGAAATCGGCTGCAAATGCGAATCAAACTGTACCCAATACGATTGATGAAATGTCGGTGCAGTTAATTTTGGGACAGGTTTATGCAGAGGATAAACGCTATGATGAGGCGATCGCTATTTATGATGAAGCGATCAAAAATGATGAGAAAGATTTTCGTCCAGTTTTTGCCAAAGCTCTAGTTTTAAAAGAACAGGGAAATGCGGGAGAAGCGGAACCTTTATTCGCTAAAGCGGTAGATTTAGCCCCAGCAGTTTATAAAGATCAAATTCAAAAACAAGCTGGTAGTAGTATAGCTCCAGCTAAGTCTGTTAAACCCGGTTCTCCTAATGCTTTGGAAACTAAACCGGAACCTAATTCTGC includes:
- a CDS encoding hemolysin-type calcium-binding region protein; the encoded protein is MTMQPDFSSLSVSQPVPMSTGTTTSLVGVNIITITQKDVNRKGQYIGTSGPDYIQVSPFLAPFNFAIYGLEEQDTLSGGAGDDSLFGGKGNDSLIGLNGNDIIQGNLGADYINSGDGNDSVYGGQGNDTLLGGGGNDYLAGDKGINQLTGGFGIDNFSVRAFPPENTGSSSNFIPTNADIITDFTPGEDLIIVSGVPSFAQLRLTSIPPEAVRGVFPSIERTLGGGTLIEVQGTGQIIGFLENIQPQQLLTSSFLFFPTP
- a CDS encoding fructose-1,6-bisphosphate aldolase, with the protein product MALVPMRLLLDHAAENDYGLPAYNVNNMEQIQAIMQAAEETNSPVILQASRGARQYAGESFLRHLILAAVETYPHIPIAMHQDHGNSPATCYSAMRHGFTSVMMDGSLKADGKTPANLEYNVAVTLEVVKVAHSIGVSVEGELGCLGSLETMQGDKEDGHGAEGKLTMEQLLTDPDEAVEFVERTQVDALAIAIGTSHGAYKFTRKPTGEILAISRIEEIHRRLPNTHLVMHGSSSVPENLLEIINKYGGQIPETYGVPVEEIQKGIKSGVRKVNIDTDNRLAITAAFREAAFSDPSNFDPRHFLKPSIKYMKQVCADRYNQFGSAGNADKIKVQTLDEFAAKYAKGELSATTKTAVAV
- a CDS encoding hypothetical protein (protein of unknown function DUF55): MAYWLFQSNPKYYRILDAIQDLEQMPWLVNRFANQMSVGDGVLIWISGQDSGIYAIAKILELPQAINNFPDEDYWLDQDRRSKDKNLNFAIIQFTNKLVNNPILRNQVKEDDILKELMVIRQPQSTNYAVTLGQWERVKQLINGIESIIPSRQSEEVDVEGNEEGDIVVEPQSVSLDKSDRSLSEYHKWYKKGRLIVDPEWQREYVWDLKKASRLIESFLIGLPVPVIYLAFNEEGAREVIDGLQRLTSIFNFFDNKYELKGLESLRQFNGRKFNQLPPEYQNHLEDCTMRAFELPKDTDKNLKFLIFERLNTGGIVLNDMEIRNCLYRGQLNDLIRELAKSDEFLACVNQRNLDKRMKDRGLVLRYLAFLQMNYRNARKGMKNFLNEFLQAYRNPGADKLNEFRETFKKSMKAAYTIFGIQAFRLRTERGSWSTQLNASIFQVLTVSFADYDLGALTRASDLIYEEYLDLISTDEKWVDCVKTSTGDIQRIDYSFSTWKQRLAEVMKVTYPNDSQRVFSRQLKEEIYRQDPTCKICNQRITLINDAALDHEKHYWRGGKTIPENARLVHRQCNLQREH
- a CDS encoding two-component sensor histidine kinase; translated protein: MGQKLRQSMELKRGVPIAIIALIALGVIAYLAHSFSVSKVLIPIVSVLVAFFSSLMALIYYQNLQQLKQKNASLEALLQTTKERFLLEKHDLGKQLKTTVEKYSNLESKNKVLQEMNHRKDDFLRQTSHELRTPMNGIIGSLQLLLDDLCDDRDEELELLKQAHDSSLHLLTLINQVLDLARIEEGRISFDIKTIDLQACLTAALYLQFSNIRQKGLRLYKQDYSHRINVKADPTKLKQIFINIIGNAIKFTDRGSISISTEIRHGNHPQTQESEEIAVITIKDTGIGISPHIQEKLFQPFVVEDESRLHTLGSTGLGLAISKNLVEMMGGRIQLVSPGKNQGTIIEIFLPLSDGET
- a CDS encoding putative poly-gamma-glutamate biosynthesis protein, which translates into the protein MVYAEYLGQPSIFELARTGDLRAISDLINTYLRPEGISARVAPPDHKGCLPVLVEFQQEAMNEGIVKFICHLLWKLNAPNLEGVKIAARYQGDGEILWKQSVRLVTPANQVYRSKGQAYRRWLNLDGIKFKTLRLMFMMGSAVSTFVLGCWVSYYEVNAQQLPLSNPQEKVVMVAPPPKRHDTVQAALEVVPVVQQEQVKNPQDPTVTLVFGGDVTLSDHFEDVIGTNYSLPFAQLPEYQDADVAMVNLENPLTRSTLRRPNKQFNFKADPESVKVLTEGGIDIVNLANNHTMDYEEPGLVETMATLDQAGIKTVGAGRDIKEARRPTIIEVKGQRIAYLGYYDADFHAATESLAGTNPRYDERVAADIKAIRDQVDWVVVNYHWGVELAEYPGDWQIDLARFTIDQGADVVIGHHPHTLQGAEIYKGRPIVYSLGNFIFGGNSRADYETAVLRVALNANHQMKVEFLPVEVTQYQAKVISTKKGEDIIKRVGRLSQIFDQPMQSSVVLDTHQRQIKQVDAALTEPTLPLVTEPKPESPPTATEIVPSEPPKTLFSEPMQSPVSDGSGSMSQTESPLPPKLETKTETQDDLKPYIDQPFIKDPFISLPSFPQAPVPSTQSYRGSNSPISFQIAIPKQQSVSTGSHAEIDLPLKHRELDQVIG
- a CDS encoding TPR domain protein, which encodes MVDKRRGLISVVLVLAVIAFVGFSMGPLISGIVQNNQSKQQPTPTPTQSAQTGKQSDLQAQARGYELVLQREPDNETALKGLLQARLELIRFKQAEMKDVIEPLEKLAKKHPEDTRYSVLLAQAKAYTGDQEGAAQTYRTVLASQPGDIQALQGLANLFLQQKRPEAAIGLLQDTLKSAANANQTVPNTIDEMSVQLILGQVYAEDKRYDEAIAIYDEAIKNDEKDFRPVFAKALVLKEQGNAGEAEPLFAKAVDLAPAVYKDQIQKQAGSSIAPAKSVKPGSPNALETKPEPNSAPKKSAE
- a CDS encoding pentapeptide repeat-containing protein codes for the protein MTMTRTLSVDFNAIKQGNIKDLTNMNLSGIDLSGIDLSGANLSGANLSGANLSGANLQGAQLRANLRGADLSGANLSGADLRNADLRGAILFDVEVKEASFAGAFLTGATCGNLDLSGIDLRGADLRGVNLSQGILYQADLRNTNLSGADLSQADLEEANLSGAVLRGTNLERANLLCAILEQTLFLGVVLDGACLEGTELGNC